The segment ATGGAAAATTGTCTTACGTTGTTTGCAGTTTGCGGGACCTTACGGAGTTAATTGCGCTGAAGGCGGAGCTGGAAGAGGTCAGGAGGCAGCTGGATATTTCAAAGCTGCAGCTGGACAACATCAAGCTGGAAAAGATTAAAAACAGTCAGGAATTTATATTTCGCAGTTCGACCATGGAAAAGGTCTTATCGCTGGCTTTAAAGGTGGGTAGAGTTGATACTACTGTGCTTATATTAGGTGAATCAGGTGTGGGCAAGGATCTGCTGGCTAAATTTATCCATTCGGTTTCAGAGCGGAGCGAAGGCCCTTTTGTCAAGATTTGCTGCGAGGCCATACCGGAGACCCTCCTGGAATCAGAATTGTTCGGCTACGAAAAAGGCGCCTTTACAGGAGCCAAAGGGAATGGGAAAATGGGGCTTTTCGAGCTGGCCAATAAAGGCACCTTATTTCTTGACGAGATCGGAGAGCTGCCTGTGAGGCTTCAAACGAAGCTGTTGAACGTGCTCCAGGATCGCAAAATTATGCGCCTTGGGGGAACAAAGCCGATCGACATTAACGTGAGAATTATAGCGGCAACAAATCGGAACCTGGAGAAAATGGTTGCCGAAGGGAAATTCCGGGAGGACCTGTTTTTCAGGCTTAATGTAGTTCCGATCACCATCCCCCCGCTCAGAGAGCGCCGCAATGATATACTGCCGCTGATAAACCATTTTCTGGCGCAGTATAATAAAAAGTACGATTTAAAGAAAAAACTTTCGGCAGCCGCAATTGACAGGTTGTTGGCTTATAATTGGCCGGGTAATGTCCGGGAGCTCCAGAACGTAATTGAAAGGCTGGTTGTTTTAAGTTCTACGGACCTGATTGACGTGGACGAACTCCCTAAAGAAATTCTTGAGAAAGGCTCCAGCAGTAAGTTGCAACAGGAAACACCTGCAAAAGAGGAGGATATTTTTACGGCCCGTTTTTCAAGCTATCGGAATCTCCATGACTTTTTATACGAAGCAGAAAAGTCCATGATATCCTGGGCGCTCGAGAAGACGGACAATCAGCGTGATGCAGCTGCAATTTTAGGAATTGACGCCTCTACTCTGACGCGCAAGAAGCAGCGGCTTGGGATCTGACTTAAAAAGTGCTGCCACCAGGCGTTTCTTGAGGTCTAGAATCCCGGTAAATCAAGCAGTTTTTCAACGCGTTGAAATGCCCCGCCTCTTGTCCTGTCCTTGTGCCGAGGCAGAGGGTTTGAGAACGGATGCTTTTTTGAATTGACAGGGGAGGATTGAAGAACATCCTTCCCTTTTTTATTTATTTTTCGCTCTCCCTTCTTCCCAGTCTCCAAAAACTGCGGCGAGTTCCGCCTCGCGGGCGGGGCGGAGGGGAGCGGCGAAACAACTGGTATGCTTTTTGCTTGAAAGGTTGGGGCAAATGTACTAAAGCCCTAGCCAGGAGGTGGTCGGATCTATGGACGGCACGAAGTTTTAAAGTGCGCGGTCGGTTGAAGTAATTACCCAGATGTTATTGAACCAGACGAAGCTTACGGGAGGTGTTCTTTTATGGTGAGGTTCCTCTCTGCGGAAGAGGCAATAGATCTGATACGAGACGGCGCTACAGTAGGGGTGTCCGGCTTTATCGGCGCAGGCTATCCAGAGCACCTGGCGCGGAAAATTGAAGAAAAATTTCTGGCCACGGAGCATCCGCAGAAATTAACGGTAGTATACAGTGCCGGAATGGGTGACTACGGGTCTCGCGGCATGAACCATTTTGGTCATGCCGGCTTGGTGAAGAGGATCATCGGAGGACATTATGGGCTGGTTCCTCGCTTTCAAGAGCTTGTGGCAAAGAATGAAGTAGAAGCATACTGCTGGCCTCAGGGAGTAGTTGCCCATTTTTACCGGGCGGTGGCCGGCAACAGGCCTGGCGTAATAACCAAGGTGGGGTTGGGCACCTTCGTTGATCCTCGCGTTGAAGGCGGCAAGCTTAACGACTGTACCAGGGAAGACCTGATCAAAGTTCTAGAAATTGATGGAGAGGAATGGCTTCTTTACAAGGCATTTCCCATCGACGTGGCACTAATTAGAGGAACGTCGGCGGACGAGAACGGCAACATCTCTATGGAAAAAGAGGCGGTGCTTACCGAAGCCCTCTATATCGCCGAGGCTGCAAAAAGGTCGGGCGGCATTGTAATCGCTCAGGTCGAAAGGATTGTACGTTCGGGTTCGATACCACCTAAACAGGTCAAAGTTCCGGGCGCTGTTGTCGATGTGGTGGTTGTCGCGCCGGCTGAAGATCACCCTCAGACGTTTGGCAGCCCGGATTACAACGCGTGTTGGGCGGGGGAGATACGCGTGCCTATGGGACAGGTCCCTCCCATACCGCTTGATGAGCGCAAGGTGATTGCCCGCCGTGCTGCCATGGAGTTGAGGCCGGCATCAATCGTGAACCTTGGATTTGGGATTCCTGAAGGAGTTGCTGCCGTAGCGGCAGAGGAGGGAATCCAGAATGAAATGCTTCTCACCGTTGAGGCCGGAGCGTTTGGCGGAGTGCCGGCGGCAGGTCTGAGCTTCGGAGCAACTTATAATGCCGAGGCGATTTTCGACCACGCCCAGCAGTTTGATTTCTACGATGGTGGAGGTTTGGACATCACGTTTTTAGGCCTGGCGCAGGTCGACAGAGAGGGAAACATTAACGTAAGTAAATTCGGCAGAGTGGTCGGCCCGGGTGGTTTTATCAACATCGCGCAGAACACGCCGAAGGTGGTTTTTTGCGGAACTTTGACTGCAGGCGGGTTGAAGATCGAGGTTAAGGACGGCAGAGTTGGCATAGTCCAGGAAGGCAAATTTAAGAAATTTGTGAACAAAGTGGAGCAGATTACTTTTAGCGGGAAGTATGCTCGCGAAGTCGGCCAAAAAGTTCTTTATATTACTGAGCGGGCCGTTTTCGAGCTGCAGCAGGACGGTCTGGTTCTCACGGAGATAGCACCGGGGATCGACTTGCACGAGCATGTTCTAAGCCAGATTGAATTTCCGGTCAAGATCGCCGAAGATTTGCGGACGATGGATCAGAGAATCTTTTTGGATAAGCCTATGGGACTGAAAGACGATATCAGGTCAGGCGATTCGTGTCTGGTTAAATAAGAGTATTGCAAGGAGGAGGAGCAGCAAATGAAAGACTTCAAGTATTTTTTGATCGAAAAGGACGAGGGGATTGCCGTAATCACGTTTAACCGGCCCGAGGCTCTGAATGCGCTGAGCATCCCTCTCATGGAAGAGCTCGAGGAACTGGTCGACAGCCTGCCTGCGGAAAAAGATATCCAGGTTGCCATTTTTACAGGCGCCGGGGAAAAGGCCTTTATTGCGGGTGGGGATATCAAGGTCATGTATCCCATGACGCCGCATGAGGCGAAAGAGTACGCAAAACTGGGCCAGCGGGTCTTGTACAAGATAGAAAATTTGGAGATCCCAACAATCGGAGCAATTAACGGGTACGCGTTGGGCGGCGGTACGGAAGTCGCGATGGCCTTTGATATCAGGATCGCGTCAGAGCGCGCCGTATTTGGCCAGCCGGAGGTTTATCTTGGAATTACTCCCGGATATGCAGGCACCCAGCGCCTCCCGCGGCTTGTAGGAAAAGGGATGGGTAAAATGCTTATTTTCACGGGAGATCACATCAGCGCCGAAGAGGCTTATAGAATTGGCCTCGTTCAGAAAGTTGTTCCCCACGAGAAGCTGTTGGAGGAAGCCAAAGCTTTAGCGCGCAGGATCATGAAAAACAGCCCCGTTGCCGTGAGGCTGGCAAAAGTTGCGATTAACCAGGGCCTGGAGATGGACTTTTGGTCGGCCTGCGTCTACGAGGCCCATGTCTTTGGTATGTGTTTCACCTACGAGGATCAGTCCGAAGGAATGTCGGCCTTTATTGAAAAACGCAAGCCCCAGTTTTCGGGGAAAATGCTTCCAAAAATCAAGACAAATGGTTGATTGGCAAAATCTTATAAGGAGGTAGCCAAGATGGCTTATCTGTTGTCGGAACAGCATGAACTCATGAGAAGGACCGTCCGGGAATTCGCAGAAAAGGAGATAACTCTTGCCCGCTCCAGGGAAATAGATGATAAATCCGAATTCCCCTGGGATCTTGTTAAGCGAGCCGCCGAATTGAACCTGTTTGGGGTAACCATCCCGGAAGAATACGGCGGAGTCGGCAGCGATATGTTAAGCCGGGCCATCGCGATGGAAGAAATATCGAGGGCCAACGCTACTTTAGGTATTATTGTCGGTGCAAGCGGCCTTTGTGCGGACAGCATCAATATTGCAGGTACGGATGAACAAAAGCGAAAGTATCTTGTACCCCTGGCTAAGGGGGAAGTGCTTGGCGCTTTTGGCCTCACCGAGCCCGGCGCGGGATCTGACGCAGCTGCTCAGCAGTCTACGGCCGTTCGCGACGGCAACTTCTGGGTGATTAACGGAACCAAGTGTTTCATTACCAACTGCGGGCCTGCCGAAGTGTACGTCGTGATTGCTAAAACCCCGGAGGAAGAGGGGGTTAGGGGTCCGAGTGCCTTTATCGTGGAAAAGGGCACCCCAGGGTTCACCATCGGAAAGCTTGAAGAAAAGCTGGGCCTTCACGGTTCTGCTACCGGCGAGCTGATCTTCAGCGACTGCCGGGTCCCCGCTGAAAACCTCCTCGGGCAGTTGGGACGGGGCCTGCATACCGCCCTCCAGGTTTTAGATCTGGGCCGGATTTGTATTGCAGCTATGGGGATCGGAATTGCCCAGGCGAGCCTCGAGGCTGCCGTGGAGTTTGCCAAGCAGCGCAAGACTTTTGGCGTTCCAATAGTGAAGCACCAGGCGATCGCATTTTACCTCGCAGAAATGGCCACCAAGATTGAGGCGGCACGTTCTCTAAACTACCGGGCGGCTTCCCTGTGCGACGCCGGGCAGCCTTTTACTAAAGAAGCTGCGATGGCTAAGTACTTCGCTGGCGAAATCGCCGTCTGGTGTGCCGACCGGGCGATCCAGATCCACGGCGGCTACGGATACAGCAAGAATTTCCCTGTCGAACGCTACTGGAGAGAAGCCAAGCTCTGCGAAATCGGGGAAGGAACTTCAGAAATCCAGAAGATCGTAATCAGCAGGTTGGTGACGGGATAAAAGTATCCTGGCTAAAAAAGGGCCGGAAAGCCGGTTTGCAGGCCCTTTCCGGCCCTCTTCATCATACAAAGGGAGCGTGGATTTTTTGCGGATCGTAGCCTGTTATAAGTATGTGCTGGATGAGCAGGACATCAGGGTAAACCCCGAAACCCAGTCTCTTTTAACCGATCGGGCTGCCTGGAAGATCAGCGACTACGACCGGAACGCCATCGAAGAGGCCGTAAGGATCAAAGAGCAGCAGGGGGGTACGGTGTTTGCGCTGACTGCCGGCCCTTCCCAGGTCAAGGTTTCCTTAAAAGACGTTCTGGCCCGGGGAGCCGATGAGGGAATTTTCGTTCAGGTTGAAAACACGGCATTGGCTGATCCTGCTTTTACGGCCCGGGTGCTGGCTCAGGCGATCCGGAAGATTGGAGACTGCGACCTGGTCATTTGCGGCGAGGGTGCCAGCGACGATTACGCCCAGCAGGTTGGGCCGCGCCTGGCGGTTCTTTTAGGGTGTCCGGCAGTTACTTACGTGGCCAAACTTACAGTTGAAGAAAGAATTTTACGGGCGGAGCGGAAACTGGAGGACGGGATCGAGGTTGTAGAGGCGCCGCTGCCTGCTGTGGTCACGGTAACGGGAGAGATCAACCAGCCCCGCATTCCCACTTTAAAGCAGGTGATGGGAGCCGGCAGGAAGCCGATGCAGACGTGGAAGCTGGAAGATTTAGGGCTCAATCCTTCAGAAGTCCGAATTTGCCTCGAGAATCGCTCATTAAAAGGAGCAGTTGTTTCCAGAAAGCGCCTGGTTTTCAAAGGGGAACCCGCTGAAGCCGTTTTTCATGTTGTAGAGGCTTTGAGCAAAGAAGGGGTTATTTAAAAGTCAAGGAGGCTCGAAAATGGCGCAGAAAAAGGTCTGGGTTATTTCCGAACAACAGAATCTTCTCGCGGAATTGATCGCAGGAGCAAACACCTTGATTCCGGGGGAGATTTCCATTTTTGCTGCGGCGCTTGGAAACCTCGAGGCGGCGAGAGCCGCGGCCGGTGCAGGAGTCCAGCAGGTGTATTACTTCAAACCCGGAGACGGAATTCCCGTTGAGGCTGCTTTTTGCCAGCTGGCCCGGCTAATCAGGGAAAACGGCGGAGATCTGGTCCTTGTGGGAGCTACAAAAAGAGGAAAGACCCTGGCTGCCCTTCTGGCTGCAGAACTGGACAGCGGCCTTGCCACTGAGGCTAAGGTGCGGGACTGGAACGAAGAGTTGCCTGCCACTCAGCGCTTATTATATGGCGGATTGGCAGTAAGCACAGATGCCTTTGTTTCTGGAATTCCCATCATCACCGTTCCCCCCCGGACCTGGGAGTGCCCTGCGCCTGCCGGCGAAACTTCTCACACTTCCCAGGGCGGCTTTACTGAGGTTTCCGTGGAAGAGGGTCCGGTGCGGGTTATAGAGCGGCAGCCGCGCCAGTTGTCTGCTGCGAATCTGGAGGAGGCCCAGGTGGTAATCTGCATCGGCCGGGGTGTGAAAAAGCGGGAGGACCTGGCAATGTTCGAAGAGCTGGCCGGCCTCCTGGAGGGGGCCCTGGCCTGCACCCGCCCTGTGGCCGAAGAGGAGGGCTACCGCTGGTTCCCGGAGGACTCCTACATCGGGATTTCCGGGCGGAAGGTTAAACCCAGGCTCTACATCAGCGTGGGTAGTTCCGGGCAGATCCAGCATGTGGTGGGCTGCCGTGACGCCGGGATCATTCTCGGGATCGATAAGAACGAAGACGCCCCCATTTTTGAGGCGTCCGACTACGGGATTGTGGGTGATCTCTACCAGGTGGTCCCGGAGCTTATCAAAAGGATCAAAGAAGTGAAATCGCGCTGAAACTGGGGTGGAGATTTTGAGCGAAGAGAGGTTTGACTGCATCGTTGTGGGGGCAGGCCCTGCGGGTTCTACTGCCGCCTACGAACTTGCCCGCCAGGGCCTGGAGGTGCTTCTGGTCGAAAGGGGGCCCGCGGCAGGGAGCAAAAACATGATGGGGGGTCGCCTGTACAGCTACTCCCTCCACCGGGTGATTCCCGAGTTCTGGAACGAGGCTCCCGTGGAGCGGTGCGTCGTGAAGGAGGAGTTGAGTTTTCTTACCGAGAGCGCGGCCGTCACCGTGGCCCTCGAGAACGAAGCTTTAGGGGAGGCTCCGTGCCACTCCTTTACCGTGCTGCGCGCCGATTTCGATGCCTGGCTGGCAGGCAAGGCCGAAGAGGCGGGAGCGGTGCTGGCCACCGGGATCCGGGTGGACGACCTCCTCTGGGCGGAAGACCGGATCTGCGGCATCAGGGCAGGGGAAGACGAAATCTTTGCCAATGTGGTCATTGCGGCCGATGGGGTGAACTCCCTGCTCGCCCGGAAGGCGGGCCTCCGGGGGGAACTCCCGCCGGAGCACGTCTCCGTGGGGGTCAAAGAACTGATTGCCCTCCCTGCCCAAACCATAGAGGAGCGCTTCGGCCTGGAGGGGGGGAAAGGCGCGGCCCGCCTCTTCGTCGGCTCCTGCACCAGAGGGGTGCAGGGGGGAGGTTTTTTATACACCAACAAGGAAAGCATTTCCCTGGGCCTTGTCTTCTCCCTTCATGCCCTGGCCCGGGCAGGGGTGAGCGTGGCCGAGGCCGTTGAGGACTTCAAATTTCATCCCGCCCTCCGCCCGCTTCTGGAGGGAGGAGAGGTGCTTGAATACTCTGCCCACCTGGTCCCCGAGGGAGGCCTGGCGATGCGGCCCCGCCTGGTAGCAGGCGGCCTCCTGGTGGCGGGGGATGCCGCGGGATTTGTGATCAATACCGGCTTCATGGTCAGAGGGATGGACCTGGCCATCACCTCGGGGGCTGCCGCCGCCAGGGCCGTAATGCAGGCGCGGGAAGCAGGGGACTTCAGCGCCTCCGGCCTGGGGGTTTACGAGGAGATTCTGCAGCAGACCCATGTCCACCACGATCTCACGGGTTACCGGAACGCTCCCCGCTTTCTCGAAACCCCCGGGCTTTATCATACTTACCCCGAACTTGCCGTGGACATTTTCACGGACCTCTTCAAGGTGAAAGGGGAGCCTCCCCGCAGGGTCAGGCAACTGGTTATGGAGCACCTGCGCAAGAAAGTCCCGCTCTGGCAACTGGTGCGGGATGCCTGGAAGGGAGCGAGGAGCATATGAAGCGCCTGAGCATTTCGGAACGCCTTGCCCTGAATAAATTCGAGGTTGACCACGAAGAACCGCATATTGTACTGAAGAGGGACATCTGCAGGAGCTGCTCGGTTAAGCCCTGCACCTTCGTCTGCCCAGCCGGGCTCTACACCTGGAACGGGGAGGAGATTAACTTTGACTACGCCGGGTGCCTGGAGTGCGGCGCCTGCCGGGTGGTCTGCCCGAAGGGGGCCCTGACCTGGAACTACCCCCGCGGTTCCTTCGGTGTAATCTTTCGTTATGGCTAGGGATTAACCGCAACTTTGGGATAAATTTCAGGCATGGTCATTAATCTCGTACCTGGGCCGCGCCGAGGCGGAAGTTGGCCGGCACCACCAGAAGCGTTCTTGCCCGGAAGAAACAACGCTGGGTTGTTTTTCCCATCTTCCGGTGTTACAATGGAAGTAGGTGAAAGAGGGTGAGTGCCGTGCCTGAGGAAATCGTTAAAGAAACCGCTGCAGGGAACGAGCAGCCGCCCCGCGGCCTGGCTTCCCCAGAGTTCTTCTTCCTGCTCCAGCGCATCGACCGGCTCGATGAAAAGCTGAGCAGCGAAATAAAATCTCTCGACGGAAAGCTGAATGCCCGAATTGATCATCTTGATGAGAAGCTGGGCGTAGAAATCGGCAGGATCAACGTGCGCATCGACCGGCTGGATGAAAAGCTCAGCAGAGAGATTGGCGCTCTGGATGAGAAGCTCAGCAGGGAGATTAGAGCCCTGGATGAAAAGCTCAGCGGAGAGATTAAAGCCCTGGATGGGAAGCTCAGTGGGGAGA is part of the Bacillota bacterium genome and harbors:
- a CDS encoding sigma 54-interacting transcriptional regulator, which gives rise to MAEFRQTIHLYEGTLENLYDGIFIADRKGFAVFCNRAFEKLTGLSREQIINMNVSEMEEKGFISESIVKKVLNTGRPCTLTIQYPTGRDIVVSAVPYFIDGKLSYVVCSLRDLTELIALKAELEEVRRQLDISKLQLDNIKLEKIKNSQEFIFRSSTMEKVLSLALKVGRVDTTVLILGESGVGKDLLAKFIHSVSERSEGPFVKICCEAIPETLLESELFGYEKGAFTGAKGNGKMGLFELANKGTLFLDEIGELPVRLQTKLLNVLQDRKIMRLGGTKPIDINVRIIAATNRNLEKMVAEGKFREDLFFRLNVVPITIPPLRERRNDILPLINHFLAQYNKKYDLKKKLSAAAIDRLLAYNWPGNVRELQNVIERLVVLSSTDLIDVDELPKEILEKGSSSKLQQETPAKEEDIFTARFSSYRNLHDFLYEAEKSMISWALEKTDNQRDAAAILGIDASTLTRKKQRLGI
- a CDS encoding acyl CoA:acetate/3-ketoacid CoA transferase, producing the protein MVRFLSAEEAIDLIRDGATVGVSGFIGAGYPEHLARKIEEKFLATEHPQKLTVVYSAGMGDYGSRGMNHFGHAGLVKRIIGGHYGLVPRFQELVAKNEVEAYCWPQGVVAHFYRAVAGNRPGVITKVGLGTFVDPRVEGGKLNDCTREDLIKVLEIDGEEWLLYKAFPIDVALIRGTSADENGNISMEKEAVLTEALYIAEAAKRSGGIVIAQVERIVRSGSIPPKQVKVPGAVVDVVVVAPAEDHPQTFGSPDYNACWAGEIRVPMGQVPPIPLDERKVIARRAAMELRPASIVNLGFGIPEGVAAVAAEEGIQNEMLLTVEAGAFGGVPAAGLSFGATYNAEAIFDHAQQFDFYDGGGLDITFLGLAQVDREGNINVSKFGRVVGPGGFINIAQNTPKVVFCGTLTAGGLKIEVKDGRVGIVQEGKFKKFVNKVEQITFSGKYAREVGQKVLYITERAVFELQQDGLVLTEIAPGIDLHEHVLSQIEFPVKIAEDLRTMDQRIFLDKPMGLKDDIRSGDSCLVK
- a CDS encoding crotonase, which translates into the protein MKDFKYFLIEKDEGIAVITFNRPEALNALSIPLMEELEELVDSLPAEKDIQVAIFTGAGEKAFIAGGDIKVMYPMTPHEAKEYAKLGQRVLYKIENLEIPTIGAINGYALGGGTEVAMAFDIRIASERAVFGQPEVYLGITPGYAGTQRLPRLVGKGMGKMLIFTGDHISAEEAYRIGLVQKVVPHEKLLEEAKALARRIMKNSPVAVRLAKVAINQGLEMDFWSACVYEAHVFGMCFTYEDQSEGMSAFIEKRKPQFSGKMLPKIKTNG
- a CDS encoding acyl-CoA dehydrogenase, with translation MAYLLSEQHELMRRTVREFAEKEITLARSREIDDKSEFPWDLVKRAAELNLFGVTIPEEYGGVGSDMLSRAIAMEEISRANATLGIIVGASGLCADSINIAGTDEQKRKYLVPLAKGEVLGAFGLTEPGAGSDAAAQQSTAVRDGNFWVINGTKCFITNCGPAEVYVVIAKTPEEEGVRGPSAFIVEKGTPGFTIGKLEEKLGLHGSATGELIFSDCRVPAENLLGQLGRGLHTALQVLDLGRICIAAMGIGIAQASLEAAVEFAKQRKTFGVPIVKHQAIAFYLAEMATKIEAARSLNYRAASLCDAGQPFTKEAAMAKYFAGEIAVWCADRAIQIHGGYGYSKNFPVERYWREAKLCEIGEGTSEIQKIVISRLVTG
- a CDS encoding electron transfer flavoprotein subunit beta/FixA family protein; amino-acid sequence: MRIVACYKYVLDEQDIRVNPETQSLLTDRAAWKISDYDRNAIEEAVRIKEQQGGTVFALTAGPSQVKVSLKDVLARGADEGIFVQVENTALADPAFTARVLAQAIRKIGDCDLVICGEGASDDYAQQVGPRLAVLLGCPAVTYVAKLTVEERILRAERKLEDGIEVVEAPLPAVVTVTGEINQPRIPTLKQVMGAGRKPMQTWKLEDLGLNPSEVRICLENRSLKGAVVSRKRLVFKGEPAEAVFHVVEALSKEGVI
- a CDS encoding electron transfer flavoprotein subunit alpha/FixB family protein, with the translated sequence MAQKKVWVISEQQNLLAELIAGANTLIPGEISIFAAALGNLEAARAAAGAGVQQVYYFKPGDGIPVEAAFCQLARLIRENGGDLVLVGATKRGKTLAALLAAELDSGLATEAKVRDWNEELPATQRLLYGGLAVSTDAFVSGIPIITVPPRTWECPAPAGETSHTSQGGFTEVSVEEGPVRVIERQPRQLSAANLEEAQVVICIGRGVKKREDLAMFEELAGLLEGALACTRPVAEEEGYRWFPEDSYIGISGRKVKPRLYISVGSSGQIQHVVGCRDAGIILGIDKNEDAPIFEASDYGIVGDLYQVVPELIKRIKEVKSR
- a CDS encoding FAD-dependent oxidoreductase; this translates as MSEERFDCIVVGAGPAGSTAAYELARQGLEVLLVERGPAAGSKNMMGGRLYSYSLHRVIPEFWNEAPVERCVVKEELSFLTESAAVTVALENEALGEAPCHSFTVLRADFDAWLAGKAEEAGAVLATGIRVDDLLWAEDRICGIRAGEDEIFANVVIAADGVNSLLARKAGLRGELPPEHVSVGVKELIALPAQTIEERFGLEGGKGAARLFVGSCTRGVQGGGFLYTNKESISLGLVFSLHALARAGVSVAEAVEDFKFHPALRPLLEGGEVLEYSAHLVPEGGLAMRPRLVAGGLLVAGDAAGFVINTGFMVRGMDLAITSGAAAARAVMQAREAGDFSASGLGVYEEILQQTHVHHDLTGYRNAPRFLETPGLYHTYPELAVDIFTDLFKVKGEPPRRVRQLVMEHLRKKVPLWQLVRDAWKGARSI
- a CDS encoding ferredoxin family protein; translation: MKRLSISERLALNKFEVDHEEPHIVLKRDICRSCSVKPCTFVCPAGLYTWNGEEINFDYAGCLECGACRVVCPKGALTWNYPRGSFGVIFRYG